One genomic segment of Centropristis striata isolate RG_2023a ecotype Rhode Island chromosome 11, C.striata_1.0, whole genome shotgun sequence includes these proteins:
- the yme1l1b gene encoding ATP-dependent zinc metalloprotease YME1L1b, whose protein sequence is MFSLSMTVQPQVTVPLSHLINVLHSMKSSVGTSSSSATCKSRKHKEHDSHSEQHCTEPLLSLRELGLSDLGAQQLDELVNSVLPRLSPQEAPLPLGGQTAWRTSHISTHSFYYNKHGFSSGAMPMSYSRQHPSPLQSVCTELQHWPVWVPSRGFKTLKSKTRRVQSAFDRPQETEGFTPSFMKGFLTRDKGIEVESLDSLVKNKNVPDGQQDSFKRGFAEGFLKAQALTQRTQDSLRRTRLILLVLLLVGLYGISKTPFISVRFRTTSGLDSAVDPVQMKNVTFEHVKGVEEAKNELQEVVEFLKNPKKFTVLGGKLPKGVLLVGPPGTGKTLLARAVAGEADVPFYYASGSEFDEMFVGVGASRIRNLFREAKANAPCVIFIDELDSVGGKRIESPMHPYSRQTINQLLAEMDGFKPNEGVIIIGATNFPEALDNALIRPGRFDMQVTVPKPDVKGRTEILNWYLKKIKVDPAIEANIIARGTVGFSGADLENLVNQAALKAAVDGKDMVTLKELEFAKDKILMGPERRSAEIDKRNKTITAYHESGHAIVAYYTKDAMPINKATIMPRGPSLGHVSMLPENDRWSETRSQLLAQMDVSMGGRVAEELIFGNEQITTGASSDFDGATKIAKMMVTRFGMCEKLGVMTYSDMTAQSPETQAAVEHEVRVLLKDSYERAKALLKSHTKEHKNLADALLMYETLDAKEIQLVLEGKALEDR, encoded by the exons atgttttctttgtcaaTGACTGTCCAGCCGCAG GTGACCGTACCTCTCAGCCACCTCATCAATGTCCTGCACTCTATGAAGAGCTCAGTgggaaccagcagcagcagtgccaCCTGTAAATCAAGAAAACACAAGGAGCATGACTCACACTCAGAACAGCACTGCACAGAG ccGCTGTTGAGCCTGCGTGAGCTCGGCTTATCAGATCTGGGAGCACAGCAGCTGGATGAGCTGGTGAACAGTGTGCTACCACGCCTGAGTCCACAGGAGGCACCACTTCCACTGGGTGGACAGACGGCCTGGAGGACCTCACATATTTCTACACACTCCTTTTACTACAATAAGCATG GCTTCTCTTCTGGTGCAATGCCCATGTCTTATTCCAGGCAGCACCCTTCACCTCTTCAGTCTGTCTGCACTGAACTACAACATTGGCCAG TGTGGGTCCCGAGCAGAGGCTTTAAAACTTTAAAGAGCAAAACCAGACGAGTGCAGTCAGCCTTCGACCGACCCCAGGAGACCGAAGGATTCACACCATCTTTTATGAAG GGTTTCCTGACACGTGACAAGGGAATTGAAGTTGAAAGTCTAGACAGCCTGGTTAAGAACAAGAACGTACCTGATGGACAGCAGGATTCTTTCAAGAGGGGCTTCGCTGAGGGTTTCCTGAAAGCCCAGGCCTTGACACAACGCACACAAG ACTCTCTCAGGAGGACTCGTTTAATCCTGCTAGTGCTGCTCCTTGTTGGACTCTATGGCATCTCCAAGACCCCCTTCATATCGG TGCGGTTCCGGACCACATCAGGCCTGGACTCTGCTGTGGACCCTGTCCAGATGAAAAACGTGACATTCGAACATGTCAAAGGGGTAGAAGAAGCCAAGAACGAGCTGCAGGAAGTGGTGGAGTTCCTGAAAAACCCAAAGAAGTTCACAGTCTTGGGAGGAAAGCTGCCAAAAG GTGTTCTACTGGTTGGCCCTCCAGGGACTGGAAAGACTCTCCTGGCCAGAGCGGTGGCAGGAGAGGCAGACGTGCCGTTCTACTACGCCTCTGGGTCTGAATTTGACGAGATGTTTGTGGGAGTGGGAGCCAGCCGCATCAGGAACCTTTTCA GGGAGGCTAAAGCTAATGCTCCCTGTGTGATCTTCATTGATGAACTGGACAGCGTGGGTGGGAAAAGGATTGAGTCCCCCATGCACCCTTACTCCAGACAGACTATCAACCAGCTGCTTGCTGAGATGGATGG GTTTAAACCAAATGAAGGCGTGATCATCATCGGAGCAACCAACTTCCCAGAGGCTTTGGATAA TGCCCTGATCCGCCCTGGACGCTTCGACATGCAGGTTACTGTCCCCAAACCAGATGTGAAAGGACGCACAGAGATCCTCAACTGGTATCTAAAGAAGATTAAAGTGGATCCAG CTATTGAGGCCAATATTATTGCCCGGGGCACGGTGGGCTTCTCTGGCGCTGACCTGGAAAATCTGGTCAACCAAGCTGCCCTGAAGGCAGCAGTTGATGGCAAAGACATGGTCACTTTGAAGGAGCTGGAGTTCGCTAAAGACAAAATCCTCATGG GCCCTGAGAGAAGGAGTGCAGAAATAGACAAGAGGAACAAGACCATCACAGCGTACCATGAATCAGGACATGCAATCGTAGCGTACTACACCAAAGACGCCATGCCGATTAACAAGGCCACCATCATGCCCCGAGGACCTAGTCTGGGACAC GTGTCCATGCTCCCAGAGAACGATCGCTGGAGTGAGACTCGCTCTCAGCTGCTGGCCCAGATGGACGTCAGTATGGGCGGCCGTGTAGCAGAGGAGCTTATATTTGGCAATGAGCAAATCACAACCG GTGCATCAAGTGACTTCGATGGTGCTACAAAGATCGCTAAGATGATGGTGACCAGATTTGGAATGTGTGAAAAG TTGGGTGTGATGACCTACAGTGACATGACAGCCCAGAGCCCAGAGACACAAGCAGCTGTGGAGCATGAAGTCAGGGTCTTATTGAAG GATTCTTACGAGCGTGCCAAAGCCCTGCTGAAGTCTCACACCAAAGAGCACAAAAACCTGGCCGATGCCCTGCTCATGTA
- the LOC131979740 gene encoding acyl-CoA-binding domain-containing protein 5-like isoform X1 encodes MAQEEDKHSLEAKFDAAVRVIRSLPEEGPFQPSDDMMLMFYSYYKQATLGPCNIPRPNGFWDTRGKAKWDAWSALGNMTKEEAMKNYIEDIQLILETMPISEEVSELVQQLGSFYTEVDGEEEGEEAEENEVDRRPFTRPFANHQDWKPDPRLLMVDKRWRSDTRGSSSSMEPSMSSFTNGTHSSLNSEVEEEELACSREPSVHCNSYMHFNGHLSGCSDAVREKNHRSTDSDNEEFCDSMEHLAMEEGLSSTKILSPGSGAATVRQRDLWFESNTTLNGGEDQVLIGDSYLTEGISASQHNMSLSRRGRGSQSPRATCSSQRCASADAACCCVSPRQHPGSVVRGNVNEQIATALLRLQHDMATVLHRLHTLEALTVSQTRSSSPRQEDSLPVAQKFLRPSWWPFDFCPLTAVLTAIWPLIAHWLVQLYLQRRRRKIP; translated from the exons GTCCTTTCCAGCCGTCTGATGACATGATGCTGATGTTCTATAGTTACTACAAGCAGGCCACTCTGGGGCCCTGCAACATCCCCAGACCTAACGGCTTCTGGGACACTCGTGGTAAAGCTAAATG GGATGCATGGAGTGCTTTAGGAAATATGACAAAGGAGGAAGCCATGAAGAATTATATTGAGGACATCCAGCTG ATTTTGGAGACCATGCCAATCTCAGAAGAAGTGTCTGAACTGGTGCAGCAGCTTGGTAGCTTTTACACAGAGGTagatggagaagaagaaggtgaagaagCGGAAGAAAACGAGGTGGACAGGAGACCCTTCACCAGGCCTTTTGCAAATCATCAAG ACTGGAAACCTGACCCGAGGCTGCTGATGGTGGACAAGAGGTGGAGGTCTGACACCAGGGGGTCcagcagcagcatggagcccagCATGTCCTCCTTCACCAACGGGACACACAGCTCCCTCAACagtgaggtggaggaggaggagctggccTGCTCCAGAGAACCCAGCGTGCACTGTAACTCCTATATGCACTTTAATGGACACCTGAGTG GGTGTAGTGATGCTGTTCGTGAGAAGAACCACCGATCCACAGACTCCGATAACGAGGAATTCTGTGACTCAATGGAGCATCTGGCCATGGAAGAG GGGCTGTCTTCAACAAAAATACTGTCACCTGGATCAGGAGCTGCCACAGTGAGGCAAAGGGATCTTTGGTTTGAGAGCAACACTACCCTGAATGGAGGCGAGGATCAAGTACTCATAGGAGATTCCTACCTTACGGAAGGGATTAGTGCAAGCCAGCACAACATGTCCTTGTCAAGAAGAGGGAGGG GTTCACAATCACCGAGGGCCACCTGCAGCTCTCAGCGGTGTGCCAGCGCAGATGCTGCCTGCTGTTGTGTGTCACCGAGGCAACATCCTGGCAGTGTTGTCAGGGGAAATGTCAATGAGCAAATAGCTACGGCTCTGCTGAGGCTGCAGCATGACATGGCAACGGTGCTGCACAGGCTGCACACTCTGGAGGCGCTCACAGTGTCACAG ACAAGATCATCTTCACCAAGGCAGGAGGACTCTCTACCTGTAGCACAAAAG TTCCTGAGACCTTCTTGGTGGCCTTTTGACTTCTGTCCACTCACAGCAGTGTTGACTGCAATCTGGCCTCTGATTGCCCATTGGCTAGTCCAGCTTTACTTACAGCGAAGGCGAAG GAAAATCCCCTGA
- the LOC131979740 gene encoding acyl-CoA-binding domain-containing protein 5A-like isoform X2 yields the protein MAQEEDKHSLEAKFDAAVRVIRSLPEEGPFQPSDDMMLMFYSYYKQATLGPCNIPRPNGFWDTRGKAKWDAWSALGNMTKEEAMKNYIEDIQLILETMPISEEVSELVQQLGSFYTEVDGEEEGEEAEENEVDRRPFTRPFANHQDELIKELNKPILEGYGDLWDDIQNLQENNSGVPGLSVSSEEAEGSRENSEIERNDESSDWRNSEEEENGDEEDNTDDEDKKEEEEEDKDWKPDPRLLMVDKRWRSDTRGSSSSMEPSMSSFTNGTHSSLNSEVEEEELACSREPSVHCNSYMHFNGHLSGCSDAVREKNHRSTDSDNEEFCDSMEHLAMEEGLSSTKILSPGSGAATVRQRDLWFESNTTLNGGEDQVLIGDSYLTEGISASQHNMSLSRRGRGSQSPRATCSSQRCASADAACCCVSPRQHPGSVVRGNVNEQIATALLRLQHDMATVLHRLHTLEALTVSQTRSSSPRQEDSLPVAQKFLRPSWWPFDFCPLTAVLTAIWPLIAHWLVQLYLQRRRRKIP from the exons GTCCTTTCCAGCCGTCTGATGACATGATGCTGATGTTCTATAGTTACTACAAGCAGGCCACTCTGGGGCCCTGCAACATCCCCAGACCTAACGGCTTCTGGGACACTCGTGGTAAAGCTAAATG GGATGCATGGAGTGCTTTAGGAAATATGACAAAGGAGGAAGCCATGAAGAATTATATTGAGGACATCCAGCTG ATTTTGGAGACCATGCCAATCTCAGAAGAAGTGTCTGAACTGGTGCAGCAGCTTGGTAGCTTTTACACAGAGGTagatggagaagaagaaggtgaagaagCGGAAGAAAACGAGGTGGACAGGAGACCCTTCACCAGGCCTTTTGCAAATCATCAAG ATGAGCTGATCAAAGAACTTAACAAACCAATATTGGAAG GCTATGGGGATCTGTGGGATGATATACAGAACCTCCAAGAGAATAATAGCGGTGTTCCTGGCCTTAGTGTCAGTAGCGAGGAGGCAGAGGGAAGCAGAGAAAATAGTGAAATCGAGAGAAATGACGAAAGTAGTGATTGGAGGAAcagtgaggaagaggagaatgGGGATGAAGAAGACAATACAGACGATGAAGacaagaaggaggaagaggaggaggacaaag ACTGGAAACCTGACCCGAGGCTGCTGATGGTGGACAAGAGGTGGAGGTCTGACACCAGGGGGTCcagcagcagcatggagcccagCATGTCCTCCTTCACCAACGGGACACACAGCTCCCTCAACagtgaggtggaggaggaggagctggccTGCTCCAGAGAACCCAGCGTGCACTGTAACTCCTATATGCACTTTAATGGACACCTGAGTG GGTGTAGTGATGCTGTTCGTGAGAAGAACCACCGATCCACAGACTCCGATAACGAGGAATTCTGTGACTCAATGGAGCATCTGGCCATGGAAGAG GGGCTGTCTTCAACAAAAATACTGTCACCTGGATCAGGAGCTGCCACAGTGAGGCAAAGGGATCTTTGGTTTGAGAGCAACACTACCCTGAATGGAGGCGAGGATCAAGTACTCATAGGAGATTCCTACCTTACGGAAGGGATTAGTGCAAGCCAGCACAACATGTCCTTGTCAAGAAGAGGGAGGG GTTCACAATCACCGAGGGCCACCTGCAGCTCTCAGCGGTGTGCCAGCGCAGATGCTGCCTGCTGTTGTGTGTCACCGAGGCAACATCCTGGCAGTGTTGTCAGGGGAAATGTCAATGAGCAAATAGCTACGGCTCTGCTGAGGCTGCAGCATGACATGGCAACGGTGCTGCACAGGCTGCACACTCTGGAGGCGCTCACAGTGTCACAG ACAAGATCATCTTCACCAAGGCAGGAGGACTCTCTACCTGTAGCACAAAAG TTCCTGAGACCTTCTTGGTGGCCTTTTGACTTCTGTCCACTCACAGCAGTGTTGACTGCAATCTGGCCTCTGATTGCCCATTGGCTAGTCCAGCTTTACTTACAGCGAAGGCGAAG GAAAATCCCCTGA